In Paraburkholderia aromaticivorans, a single window of DNA contains:
- a CDS encoding CaiB/BaiF CoA transferase family protein: MNETLQQGALDGLRVLDLSRVLAGPWASQLLADLGADVVKVERPVMGDDTRSWGPPWLEDEEGKATGESAYYLCANRNKRSMTIDISTPEGQRLVKQLATRADVLIENFKVGGLSQYGLDYASLKELNPRLVYCSITGFGQTGPYAGRAGYDFLIQGIGGLMSLTGRADGTEGEGPMKVGVALTDVMTGLYATVAILAALTRRERSGEGQHIDLALLDVQIACLANQATNYLVSGVIPRRIGNAHPNIVPYQDFPTADGHMIIAVGNDSQFTSLCAALGRPEWAKDECFATNPQRVKHREALIGKIREVTACRATEEWISVMETAGVPCGPINNLDQVFADPQVLSRKVRLEMTHPLAKHVALAANPIRMSESPVQYRQPPPTLGEHTGEVLQSWLDMSDAEIKELRRTNIV; encoded by the coding sequence ATGAACGAGACCTTGCAACAGGGAGCGCTTGATGGCCTGCGCGTTCTCGATCTTTCGCGCGTGTTGGCCGGTCCGTGGGCGAGCCAGTTGCTGGCGGACCTGGGTGCTGACGTAGTCAAAGTCGAACGCCCCGTCATGGGTGACGACACGCGCTCCTGGGGACCTCCATGGCTAGAAGACGAGGAAGGTAAGGCGACGGGCGAGTCGGCTTATTATCTATGCGCCAACCGCAACAAGAGGTCCATGACCATCGACATTAGCACGCCGGAAGGACAGCGACTCGTGAAGCAACTGGCCACCCGGGCGGACGTGCTGATTGAGAATTTCAAGGTCGGCGGACTTAGCCAGTATGGACTGGATTACGCGAGCCTCAAGGAATTGAATCCGCGATTGGTGTATTGCTCAATAACAGGATTTGGTCAGACCGGGCCGTATGCGGGACGAGCGGGTTACGACTTCTTGATCCAAGGCATCGGCGGCCTCATGAGCCTGACGGGGCGAGCGGATGGTACCGAGGGCGAGGGCCCGATGAAGGTGGGCGTCGCACTGACAGATGTCATGACGGGACTCTATGCAACGGTGGCCATTCTCGCTGCACTGACCCGGCGTGAACGCTCCGGGGAGGGACAGCATATTGACCTTGCGTTGCTGGATGTGCAGATTGCCTGCCTCGCAAATCAGGCTACGAATTACCTCGTCAGCGGCGTGATACCTCGTCGCATCGGTAATGCGCATCCGAACATCGTGCCTTATCAGGATTTCCCAACGGCGGACGGTCACATGATTATCGCCGTGGGCAATGACAGTCAGTTCACCAGTCTCTGCGCCGCACTTGGCAGACCGGAATGGGCAAAAGATGAGTGCTTCGCCACAAATCCGCAGCGGGTGAAGCACAGAGAGGCGCTGATCGGCAAAATTCGGGAGGTCACGGCGTGCCGCGCGACTGAGGAATGGATCTCCGTGATGGAAACGGCTGGCGTGCCGTGCGGTCCGATTAACAACCTCGACCAGGTATTCGCGGATCCACAGGTGCTGTCGAGAAAAGTGCGCCTTGAGATGACCCACCCCCTGGCGAAGCATGTCGCATTGGCCGCGAACCCGATCCGGATGTCGGAGTCTCCTGTTCAGTACCGCCAGCCTCCGCCGACGCTTGGAGAGCACACGGGTGAAGTTCTTCAGTCTTGGCTCGATATGTCGGACGCAGAAATCAAGGAATTGCGCAGGACGAATATTGTTTGA
- a CDS encoding VOC family protein gives MTMTSPLKATFKHVGIYVVDLERMADFYQRWFGLVATDGGMGGSGKGVFLSSDPTEHHQIVLVAGRDPASKPTVNQLSFLVDNLTALKEYYKKAQTEDVAISMIKSHGNALSLYVIDPDGNQCEIYCNTPWYVRQPAGKPMDLTLPDENILAQVEREVRADPSFMTRDEWMAQVAQTMSA, from the coding sequence ATGACCATGACAAGCCCACTAAAAGCCACCTTCAAACATGTCGGAATCTATGTCGTGGACCTCGAACGGATGGCCGATTTCTATCAACGCTGGTTCGGCCTGGTCGCGACCGACGGCGGGATGGGTGGCTCCGGCAAGGGCGTGTTCCTGAGCTCGGATCCGACCGAACATCACCAGATTGTGCTGGTAGCGGGGCGCGATCCTGCAAGCAAGCCAACCGTCAATCAGCTGTCTTTCCTCGTCGACAACCTCACTGCTCTCAAAGAGTATTACAAGAAAGCGCAGACCGAAGACGTGGCAATCAGCATGATCAAAAGCCACGGTAATGCACTGAGCCTTTACGTGATCGATCCGGACGGCAACCAGTGCGAGATTTACTGCAATACGCCATGGTACGTCAGGCAGCCCGCCGGCAAGCCCATGGATTTGACTCTGCCCGACGAAAACATCCTCGCGCAAGTTGAACGTGAGGTCCGCGCGGATCCAAGCTTCATGACGCGCGACGAGTGGATGGCGCAAGTTGCGCAAACGATGTCGGCCTGA
- a CDS encoding IclR family transcriptional regulator domain-containing protein, producing MDNTETKLAQEQEQPSVKEVRGLTRGLMLLKALNRMPDGCASTSALARSCGMHRSTARRLLETLRSQGVVALGEREGQYRVTGGARLLSDGYVDDQWLSQVTGPLLRKAAPRLVWPLNVATAQAGYMVIRESTRRVSPLSHQHALLGERVPMLLSALGRAYLAACDDETLYALLRDLESRSSSLGIGREELSTIHDVLEETRSRGYAVSTNSCQTRFSAVAVPLRCGERVLGALNIVFAKESQSIAQIEGRYLASLKELGERIGMSSMAWV from the coding sequence ATGGACAACACCGAAACCAAACTGGCTCAAGAGCAGGAGCAACCTTCTGTAAAAGAAGTGCGCGGATTGACCCGAGGACTGATGCTTCTCAAGGCGCTTAACCGTATGCCAGACGGGTGCGCCTCGACGAGTGCGCTAGCGCGCTCGTGCGGAATGCACCGTTCTACTGCGCGACGACTGTTGGAGACATTGAGGAGCCAAGGGGTGGTCGCGCTCGGAGAGCGCGAAGGCCAATACAGGGTAACTGGCGGTGCCCGACTTCTGAGTGACGGCTATGTCGACGACCAGTGGCTAAGCCAAGTCACGGGCCCTTTGTTGCGGAAAGCGGCGCCGAGGCTGGTTTGGCCCCTTAACGTCGCGACAGCCCAAGCGGGCTACATGGTGATTCGCGAGTCGACGCGTCGTGTTAGCCCACTTTCCCACCAGCACGCTCTACTGGGAGAGCGGGTGCCGATGCTGCTTTCTGCACTGGGTCGGGCCTATCTGGCTGCGTGCGACGACGAGACTCTATACGCGTTGCTGCGCGATCTCGAGTCTCGTTCTTCGAGTCTGGGCATTGGTCGTGAAGAATTGAGCACGATTCACGACGTATTGGAAGAAACGCGATCAAGAGGATACGCGGTCAGTACAAATTCATGTCAGACGAGATTCAGCGCGGTGGCAGTGCCTCTTAGATGCGGCGAGCGTGTGCTCGGGGCATTGAATATCGTTTTCGCCAAGGAGTCGCAAAGCATTGCACAGATCGAAGGCCGGTACCTGGCTTCTCTCAAGGAACTTGGCGAACGTATTGGTATGTCGAGCATGGCATGGGTATAG
- a CDS encoding MmgE/PrpD family protein: MLIHQLARHITNTAYESLSADVIEAAKLRLIDALSCSVGGHVAPSNDAFMNVFRSWGGAPQATVLGYGDKLPLPQAALMNCLSGRSFDFEVCGPSPEGVNEGKMVGHVCSTTDPTALSIGEFLGVSGKDLIVAVVLGGDIGARIAVSEEFNFDQCFEVCGTANAFGALAVAARLMKLDEAQIVNAYGLLLHMVSGSYQSLWDGVDSFKLPGALAAYNAILSVQLSQAGFSGVKDALTSPLGYYNLFAYKPVPENLVAELGKRFYVKGMHKLHPSCYGNHNPIECVLEIVAAHDFSSEDVELITLDVPPHRVRHFLNQSMNGEDAQARSLFSIPFAIANAVVNKCVELEHYDSAQVYNPAVLALTERVRLQPAADLVKSQLSRLTVYLKDGRVFKTERNQLPLGWAENPISKAQVIEKYWRNIGFSRKVSRDNAQRALDALNSLETLENVALIAENLH, translated from the coding sequence ATGCTTATCCATCAGTTGGCTCGACACATCACCAACACTGCCTACGAAAGCCTCTCCGCCGATGTCATCGAGGCGGCGAAACTGAGGTTGATCGACGCGTTGAGTTGCTCCGTGGGTGGCCATGTCGCGCCCAGCAACGATGCGTTCATGAACGTATTTCGGTCGTGGGGAGGCGCACCCCAGGCGACGGTGCTGGGTTACGGCGACAAGTTGCCGTTGCCGCAGGCCGCGCTGATGAATTGTCTTTCCGGGCGCTCATTTGATTTCGAGGTATGCGGACCTTCTCCCGAAGGTGTCAACGAAGGCAAGATGGTCGGTCATGTGTGCAGTACGACCGACCCGACCGCGCTGTCCATCGGCGAGTTTCTGGGGGTCAGCGGCAAAGACCTGATCGTGGCGGTGGTGCTGGGCGGTGACATCGGTGCCCGCATCGCCGTTTCAGAGGAGTTCAACTTCGACCAATGCTTCGAGGTGTGTGGCACGGCCAACGCCTTCGGTGCGCTGGCGGTGGCGGCCCGCCTGATGAAGCTCGACGAAGCCCAGATCGTCAACGCGTACGGCCTATTGCTACACATGGTGTCCGGTTCCTACCAGTCCCTTTGGGATGGCGTGGACAGCTTCAAACTTCCTGGTGCGCTGGCGGCCTACAACGCGATCCTTTCTGTGCAGCTTTCACAAGCCGGATTCTCTGGAGTCAAGGATGCGCTTACCAGCCCGCTTGGCTATTACAACCTTTTTGCCTACAAACCGGTGCCGGAGAATCTGGTGGCCGAGTTGGGCAAGCGTTTCTACGTGAAGGGCATGCACAAGCTGCATCCGTCCTGCTACGGCAACCACAATCCGATCGAGTGTGTGCTCGAAATCGTCGCTGCACATGATTTCAGCAGCGAGGACGTGGAGCTGATTACGCTCGACGTACCGCCGCATCGCGTCAGACACTTCCTCAATCAGTCGATGAACGGCGAAGACGCTCAGGCTCGCTCGTTGTTCAGCATCCCCTTTGCGATCGCCAACGCGGTGGTCAACAAGTGCGTTGAGCTCGAACACTACGACTCCGCGCAGGTGTACAACCCAGCGGTGTTGGCCTTAACCGAGCGTGTGAGGCTCCAACCGGCGGCGGACCTGGTGAAGTCGCAGCTGTCACGCCTCACCGTTTATCTCAAGGACGGCCGCGTCTTCAAGACCGAGCGCAATCAGTTGCCGCTAGGTTGGGCCGAAAACCCGATCAGCAAAGCGCAGGTCATTGAGAAGTATTGGCGCAACATTGGCTTCTCACGGAAGGTTTCCCGGGACAACGCGCAGCGCGCCCTCGATGCGCTGAACAGCCTCGAAACCCTGGAGAATGTCGCGCTAATCGCCGAGAACTTGCACTAG
- a CDS encoding acyl-CoA dehydrogenase, with protein sequence MSLQHKSPSLRWDDPLLLEQQLTEEERLVRDCAHAYCQERLAPRVLEAFRNESADPGIFREMGEFGLLGATIPETCGGTGLNSVCYGLVAREVERVDSGYRSMMSVQSSRVMVPINEFGTEPTRRKYLPKLARGELIGCFGLTEPNHGSDPGSMVSRAKKVDGSYLLSGSKTWITNSPIADVFVVWAKDDEGSIRGVVLEKGWKGLSAPAIHGKVGLRASITGEVVMDGMFCPEENAFPEVRGLKGPFTWLNSARYGIAWGGLGAAEDCWHRARQYVLDRKQFGRPLAANQLVQKKLADMQTEITLGLQGCLRLGCMKDEGAAAVEATSILKRNSCGKALDIARVARDMLGGNGISDEFGIARHLVNLEVVNTYEGTHDVHALILGRAITGIAAF encoded by the coding sequence ATGAGCTTACAGCACAAGTCACCGTCGCTTCGGTGGGATGATCCTTTGCTGCTGGAGCAGCAGTTGACGGAAGAAGAACGCCTCGTGCGCGATTGTGCCCACGCGTATTGCCAGGAGCGTCTCGCCCCGCGCGTGCTGGAGGCCTTTCGTAACGAATCCGCTGATCCGGGCATATTCCGCGAGATGGGTGAGTTTGGTTTGCTGGGCGCCACGATCCCCGAGACCTGCGGAGGAACAGGACTTAACTCCGTTTGCTATGGATTGGTAGCGCGGGAAGTCGAACGTGTCGATTCCGGATATCGGTCAATGATGAGTGTGCAATCGTCGCGGGTCATGGTGCCTATCAACGAGTTTGGGACAGAACCTACCCGACGGAAATATCTGCCCAAACTGGCGCGGGGCGAGTTGATCGGTTGCTTCGGCTTAACGGAGCCAAACCACGGTTCCGATCCCGGAAGCATGGTAAGTCGTGCGAAAAAGGTTGACGGCAGCTATCTGCTGTCCGGCAGCAAAACGTGGATCACGAACAGCCCGATCGCCGATGTGTTTGTCGTATGGGCAAAAGATGACGAAGGCTCCATTCGGGGCGTTGTGCTCGAGAAGGGCTGGAAGGGACTCTCCGCGCCTGCGATTCACGGCAAGGTTGGCCTGCGTGCGTCCATCACTGGCGAGGTCGTAATGGATGGTATGTTCTGCCCGGAAGAAAACGCATTTCCGGAAGTCCGGGGTTTGAAGGGGCCGTTCACCTGGCTGAACAGTGCGCGATATGGAATTGCGTGGGGCGGACTCGGCGCCGCCGAAGATTGCTGGCATCGCGCGCGACAGTATGTTCTCGATCGAAAGCAGTTTGGTCGGCCACTGGCTGCCAATCAGTTGGTCCAGAAAAAGCTTGCCGATATGCAGACGGAAATCACCCTTGGCCTGCAAGGCTGTCTTAGGCTCGGGTGCATGAAGGATGAAGGCGCCGCTGCGGTGGAGGCGACCTCGATATTGAAGCGCAATTCCTGCGGCAAGGCGCTTGACATCGCACGTGTCGCGCGCGACATGCTCGGCGGCAACGGAATCAGCGACGAGTTCGGGATCGCAAGGCACTTGGTGAACCTTGAAGTGGTGAACACGTACGAGGGTACCCATGACGTTCACGCCCTCATCTTGGGGCGTGCCATTACCGGCATCGCAGCTTTCTAA
- a CDS encoding alpha/beta fold hydrolase: MRHHESIWRHLFRTSHRLGSIDVRGVQTRYLEAGPADAPAVLLLHGTAGSLENFCANYAAYAQHFRVIGIDMLGCGWTDKPDFDYRIKDYAEHVRGVMDALSLNTASVVGVSLGSWVGAALAHAHSARVNKLVMVAPAGIITDPAEEARMAEGVRKRRLAAATDPSWETVAAAMTGLVLKPETLMDDLIAVRLDIYSDSRMKAAMPHLLAFTLGGQALSEAQWRSLTLPIQVIASVDAPNMFLSNAYAIARTAPTAELVEMHGCDHWPQYEQPDAFNEASIAFLKKA, translated from the coding sequence ATGCGACACCACGAAAGTATCTGGCGCCACCTCTTCAGGACTTCGCACCGGCTCGGTTCGATCGACGTGCGAGGCGTTCAGACCCGGTACCTGGAAGCGGGCCCCGCCGACGCGCCCGCCGTGCTTCTACTGCACGGTACAGCGGGTAGCCTCGAGAACTTCTGCGCTAACTACGCAGCCTATGCGCAACATTTCCGCGTCATCGGTATCGACATGCTGGGCTGCGGCTGGACAGACAAGCCAGATTTCGACTATCGGATCAAGGACTACGCCGAGCATGTGCGCGGTGTCATGGACGCCCTGTCGCTCAACACCGCGAGCGTGGTGGGCGTGTCGCTGGGTTCCTGGGTAGGGGCGGCGCTGGCGCACGCCCACTCTGCCCGCGTGAACAAACTGGTGATGGTGGCACCGGCCGGCATCATCACCGACCCGGCTGAAGAGGCACGCATGGCAGAGGGCGTGCGCAAACGCCGGCTTGCTGCCGCGACCGACCCGAGTTGGGAGACGGTGGCGGCCGCGATGACGGGGCTGGTACTCAAGCCCGAGACCCTGATGGACGACCTCATCGCCGTCCGGCTCGACATATACAGCGATTCACGCATGAAAGCCGCCATGCCGCACCTGCTCGCTTTCACCTTGGGCGGGCAAGCGTTGAGCGAAGCGCAATGGCGTTCATTGACACTGCCAATCCAGGTCATCGCCAGTGTGGACGCACCCAACATGTTCCTGAGCAATGCCTATGCCATTGCGCGGACGGCCCCCACTGCGGAACTTGTGGAAATGCATGGCTGTGACCACTGGCCGCAGTACGAACAGCCCGATGCGTTCAACGAAGCCAGCATTGCGTTTCTGAAGAAGGCATAA
- a CDS encoding VOC family protein, whose product MPIPQGHFRHIGVSAFDPDELGKFYTRWFGFVVSDVGTGKADGARVVFMTGNPEEHHQIAFANLRREGHPAMQQISFVYDSLEDLSQLAKAFHKAGVPVLQQKDHGNTWSIYVSDPEGNRIECYTPSPWYVQQPTWWDIDLINEPVETIFERTRQKAQAQPGYMTRDAWMAQIGSRIDAALNAA is encoded by the coding sequence ATGCCGATTCCACAAGGCCACTTTCGTCACATTGGCGTTTCTGCATTCGACCCGGACGAACTGGGCAAATTCTATACCCGCTGGTTCGGCTTCGTTGTGTCCGACGTCGGCACTGGCAAGGCCGATGGCGCGCGTGTCGTGTTTATGACGGGTAATCCCGAGGAGCATCATCAGATCGCCTTCGCCAATCTGCGCCGCGAAGGCCATCCGGCCATGCAACAGATATCCTTCGTCTACGACAGCCTTGAAGATCTCTCGCAACTCGCGAAAGCGTTCCACAAGGCGGGGGTGCCGGTCCTCCAGCAGAAGGATCACGGCAACACCTGGAGCATTTATGTATCGGACCCCGAAGGTAACCGCATCGAGTGCTACACCCCATCGCCGTGGTACGTGCAGCAACCGACGTGGTGGGATATCGACCTCATCAACGAACCCGTCGAGACTATCTTCGAGCGCACCAGACAGAAAGCCCAGGCGCAGCCGGGTTACATGACCCGCGACGCGTGGATGGCGCAAATCGGGTCTCGTATCGACGCAGCCCTCAACGCCGCCTGA
- a CDS encoding alpha/beta fold hydrolase, whose translation MPLTRENTSRFVQAGPIKVHYHEAGSGPVLLCIHGGAPGAFGWGNFGRNLEALSQHFRTLIVDLPGYGKSDKPEIDGPRTSFYAQVFRDMLGALEISSAHIVGLATGGSVGLKMAIDYPRLVERLVVINSPGGLSLFQATPASSASHDYYGGEGPSMERMRAIMERIVYDKSVLTDEVIRERYEASVDPEFMAKAPEGKGGKPGQTLEPLWQDLHKIEAETLVIWGRNNLTMNYDNALFMLNRIPNVRVHIHGKCGLWVPFEKAAEFNQEVIGFLSISL comes from the coding sequence ATGCCCCTGACACGCGAAAACACCAGCCGGTTTGTTCAGGCCGGTCCGATCAAGGTTCATTACCACGAGGCCGGCAGCGGCCCGGTGCTGCTGTGCATCCATGGCGGAGCTCCCGGCGCTTTTGGCTGGGGCAACTTCGGTCGTAACCTCGAAGCCCTGTCGCAGCACTTTCGCACGCTGATCGTCGACCTGCCGGGTTACGGAAAGTCAGACAAACCCGAGATCGACGGGCCGCGTACAAGCTTCTACGCTCAGGTGTTCCGTGACATGCTCGGTGCCCTGGAAATCTCCAGCGCGCACATCGTCGGGCTGGCCACCGGGGGCTCCGTCGGGCTGAAAATGGCCATCGATTATCCGCGCCTCGTGGAGCGCCTCGTCGTGATCAACTCGCCCGGCGGCCTGTCGCTATTTCAGGCGACGCCAGCGAGCTCGGCCTCACACGATTACTACGGCGGGGAAGGTCCGAGCATGGAGCGCATGCGTGCAATCATGGAGCGCATCGTCTACGATAAATCGGTGCTGACCGACGAGGTGATCCGCGAACGCTACGAAGCCAGCGTCGATCCGGAGTTCATGGCCAAGGCGCCAGAGGGCAAAGGTGGCAAGCCGGGCCAAACCCTCGAACCGCTATGGCAAGACCTGCACAAGATCGAGGCCGAAACGCTGGTCATATGGGGGCGCAACAACCTGACCATGAACTACGACAATGCATTGTTCATGCTCAACCGCATCCCTAACGTACGCGTGCACATCCACGGCAAGTGCGGACTGTGGGTGCCCTTCGAAAAGGCGGCTGAATTCAACCAGGAAGTGATCGGCTTCCTCAGCATTAGCCTCTAA
- a CDS encoding LysR family transcriptional regulator, whose amino-acid sequence MRRKIPSTTALSAFETAARHQSFTKAADELAVTQSAICRQIGSLEDFLGVKLFRRDRRGVSLTEAGHIYSHKVASRLDDVERDTLELMAKRGHGATLEVAVVPTFATKWLLPRMPLFIRQHPEVSVNLTSHTRPFLFDGTEFDAAIHAGGAGWPGTEGVFLMRESLIAVCSPSMPVPGTSLTLADWRRLPLLQQSTRPYAWRTWFTSCGMQVEGDMTGPRYELFSMLAEAATHGIGIALIPRLLIEDELQRGILVEVAKHEHFSDRTYQLFYPDHKSSNAALAKFRDWIEEQARGYREPMGLA is encoded by the coding sequence ATGCGCCGAAAAATCCCCTCGACGACCGCGCTATCCGCATTCGAGACAGCAGCGCGGCATCAAAGCTTCACTAAGGCCGCGGACGAACTCGCCGTCACGCAAAGCGCGATCTGTAGGCAGATCGGCTCCCTTGAAGATTTCCTTGGCGTCAAATTGTTTCGACGAGATCGACGCGGCGTGAGCCTGACGGAGGCTGGGCACATCTATAGCCACAAAGTCGCGTCGCGCCTCGATGATGTAGAACGGGATACATTGGAACTCATGGCAAAACGCGGCCACGGCGCAACGCTCGAAGTGGCAGTTGTGCCAACATTCGCCACAAAATGGTTACTGCCTAGAATGCCCCTCTTTATCCGTCAGCATCCGGAAGTTTCCGTCAATCTCACGTCGCATACACGCCCATTTCTATTTGACGGAACGGAGTTCGATGCCGCAATTCACGCCGGGGGCGCGGGCTGGCCGGGTACGGAGGGCGTCTTCCTGATGCGTGAAAGTTTGATTGCGGTCTGCAGCCCCTCGATGCCTGTCCCCGGTACCAGCCTGACACTTGCTGACTGGCGCCGCCTCCCTCTTCTTCAACAGAGCACGCGTCCTTACGCATGGCGAACCTGGTTTACCTCTTGCGGTATGCAGGTCGAAGGAGACATGACGGGTCCAAGATACGAGTTGTTTTCCATGCTCGCCGAAGCGGCGACTCATGGCATCGGAATTGCCCTCATTCCTCGCCTCCTCATCGAAGACGAATTGCAGCGCGGTATTCTCGTCGAGGTCGCGAAGCACGAGCATTTTAGCGACCGCACCTACCAACTTTTTTATCCGGACCACAAATCGAGCAATGCCGCCCTGGCGAAGTTTCGCGACTGGATCGAAGAGCAGGCCCGGGGATACAGGGAACCTATGGGACTCGCATAA
- a CDS encoding flavin reductase family protein, which yields MSETASPLTASRLVEQGDPAADARAFRRCLGQYPTGVTVITTQHGDKLAGMAVNSFAAVSLEPPLVLWSIRRESASAPVFLEASHFAVNVLSADQVKVSQLFGASQPDRFRHVAWSPGSRGVPLLDGALVHFECKREIVYEGGDHLILVGRVERYSRFECEPLVFAQGQYAVARNHPWLAATATSPSGPVAERNAPSFLRLLSMASQRMSALFQEHRHAFDVTAGSTRILSRLSEGACGIEELEEATYLGEDAIEDTLDDLVALGDVLRNTQSLFELTPKRDEKRRALARRSAEFTAEKLEGVPASDIAIATRVLMALQQQ from the coding sequence ATGAGCGAAACAGCTAGCCCCTTGACTGCCTCCCGGCTCGTCGAACAAGGCGATCCTGCAGCGGATGCACGCGCATTTCGTCGTTGTCTTGGACAGTACCCCACTGGCGTAACGGTCATCACGACCCAGCACGGCGACAAACTCGCGGGCATGGCCGTGAACTCGTTCGCAGCGGTCTCACTCGAACCACCCTTGGTACTTTGGTCGATCCGACGCGAGTCCGCTAGCGCGCCGGTCTTCCTCGAAGCAAGCCACTTTGCCGTCAACGTCCTGTCTGCAGATCAAGTCAAAGTATCTCAGTTGTTCGGCGCATCACAACCCGATCGATTCAGACACGTGGCGTGGTCGCCTGGCAGCCGTGGAGTTCCGTTGCTTGATGGCGCCCTGGTCCATTTCGAATGCAAACGTGAAATCGTCTACGAAGGGGGCGACCATCTGATCCTCGTAGGGCGGGTCGAACGTTACTCGCGTTTCGAATGCGAGCCGCTAGTATTCGCTCAAGGACAATATGCGGTGGCCCGAAATCATCCGTGGCTTGCTGCGACTGCCACGTCGCCATCCGGTCCAGTCGCAGAGCGCAACGCACCTTCGTTCCTGAGACTGCTCAGCATGGCGAGTCAGCGTATGTCGGCGCTCTTTCAGGAGCACCGACATGCGTTCGACGTGACTGCCGGCTCAACACGTATCCTGAGTCGCTTGTCTGAAGGCGCTTGCGGAATCGAAGAACTGGAGGAGGCGACCTACCTCGGAGAAGACGCCATTGAAGATACGCTGGACGATCTTGTTGCGCTGGGCGACGTCTTGCGGAACACACAATCGCTCTTCGAGTTGACACCGAAACGGGACGAGAAAAGACGGGCACTAGCCCGGCGCTCGGCGGAGTTCACGGCTGAGAAACTTGAAGGCGTGCCCGCTTCAGACATCGCTATCGCAACACGCGTGCTCATGGCGCTTCAGCAGCAATAA
- the hpaH gene encoding 2-oxo-hept-4-ene-1,7-dioate hydratase yields the protein MLTPDTIQRLAAELHASEKTRRPIEQFSKRCPDMTIEDGYAISRSWVASKVAEGQVVKGHKIGLTSRAMQISSQIAEPDYGTLLDSMFFAQGDIPIDRFIAPRVEVELAFILGKRLIGPNVTIFDVLRATEYVTPAVEIIDSRIEPFDRETRTPRKVFDTIADNAANAGIVLGGLPVKPDAMDLRWVSALLCKNAVIEESGVAAAVLNHPANGVAWLANKLAPWDESLAAGEVVLAGSFTRPVAAAAGDSFHVDYGPLGSIAFRFV from the coding sequence ATGCTGACGCCCGACACTATTCAGCGTCTCGCTGCAGAACTCCATGCCAGCGAAAAAACCCGCCGCCCCATCGAGCAATTCTCGAAGCGTTGCCCCGACATGACGATCGAGGACGGCTACGCCATTTCGCGCTCGTGGGTCGCTAGCAAGGTTGCCGAAGGTCAGGTGGTCAAAGGCCACAAGATTGGCCTCACCTCGCGCGCGATGCAGATCAGCAGCCAGATCGCCGAACCGGACTACGGCACCTTGCTGGACAGCATGTTTTTTGCGCAAGGCGATATCCCCATCGATCGCTTCATCGCGCCTCGCGTCGAAGTTGAACTGGCCTTTATCCTGGGTAAGCGCCTGATCGGCCCAAATGTCACGATCTTCGACGTGCTGCGTGCCACCGAGTACGTCACGCCGGCCGTCGAAATCATCGATTCGCGCATCGAGCCGTTCGACCGCGAGACCAGAACGCCGCGCAAAGTTTTCGACACGATCGCCGACAACGCGGCCAACGCGGGCATCGTTCTCGGCGGCCTGCCCGTGAAGCCAGACGCAATGGACCTGCGGTGGGTGAGCGCCCTGCTGTGCAAGAACGCGGTTATCGAAGAGTCCGGCGTGGCCGCCGCTGTGCTGAACCACCCGGCCAACGGCGTCGCCTGGCTCGCCAACAAACTGGCGCCTTGGGATGAGAGCCTGGCCGCGGGCGAAGTCGTGCTGGCCGGATCGTTTACCCGACCAGTGGCCGCCGCTGCCGGCGACAGTTTCCACGTCGACTATGGTCCGCTCGGTTCCATCGCGTTTCGCTTCGTGTAG